The genomic window ACGGTTCCTTTCCGGGGTACCCTGGATAGTTGGTGCTCATCATAGTTCCTTGCTTTTGAACAAGATGCAAATCCTCATCCACTGCCTGAGCGATTGGAGATTCACTGAACATGTGCTCCTGTGCGACCGAGAAATAGCGCCTCCTCCTGTTTATTTTATAAATGCGAatcctttcttcctcctcctctgggtCATCCAGAATGCCGTGCCATCGCAAGGTCTCGTTAATTTGCTCCACAAGACCCTGCTCTATGCTGGAAGAGGAGAATTCGCTTTCATGGTCTTTGATGACCTCAGCTTGTGACTCAGGAGATAATGGAAGGGGCTGGTCCTTCCAGGTTTTGCTCTTGAGTTTATCTGTGGAATATACAAACTTTTTTTAGTGCTTCAAATTCATAAATCctaaagttattatttttattattattattaattatactTTTAGCCCAGCTATTAACTAGGCAGGTAACAATATAACATGCACAATAAAATGCACATAAACAAATAAATCCAATAACAACAATATTAGGTGGTTACCTCAAAATAGCAGTTCAATAAGGAAAAGCTTATgattagcagaaaaataaacaccCCTgcagttatttttatttattttagcatttacGATATATTTCACTTatagcttaagtggtttacaagtatttctccctatctatcccgctgggctcacaatctgactaatgtacctggggcaatggggtgttaagtaacttgcccaaggtcacaaggagcagtgctggtcttgaacctgcaacctcagggtgctgaggctgaagctttaaccactaggccactccatgGAACCTGATTCATTCACCTAGACCAGAAAGAAGTCCAGATATTCAGCTGAACTTTCTTTCCTCAGGGTTGGTGTTAAATATGCAGGTGCAGGTGCGTGTGTAGCCGATGCCCCAAGTACGTACCTTCCTCTGGTGGctgtttaccttcttctggctggctccctcctccatccAGCTGCATTCATTTCTTTGTACAAGCGGCTCCTACACACATCCTGCAGATaagccggaagccttccctctaatgtGGGAGGAGCTTCCTCCATCACTTGGAAGGCTTCCAGCTCAGCCGCAGAAGatgcgtaggagccgctgcccgagGCTTCGTGCAGAGAAACGACTGTGGtttcaaggaggagggagccCGCCAGAAGGTAAGCAcctgccagagggaggcacatacttggggtacagaatggagagagggagggagagagacacgtTGGAACTTaggagggagaggggcacattgggacacTGAAGGCAGAATAGGACCCCTATTCGTAAGTACGAGTCCAAAGTAAGTTGGATGTTCGTAAAACGGGGACTGCTTGTATGTCTACATCTTAAGGAAGCATATTGGAGGCATGTTTTGGACAGGATTAGGGCAAGTGTTGGACCTGAATGTCTTGCAGGGATAGTTAAATCTTTTAGAAGACGTCCAGGGCGTCATTTAGACATTTGAAGTTGGACTTGTTTTAAAAGGGAATAAAGGCCAAAAacatacccaaactgaccaaacgatcactggagggattaagtgatgaTTCCCCATgttctcccagtggtcactgaccccctcccaccccacaacaaagatctgaatgaaacagtacatgtctgtctctagaacagcagcacttggtatgggaaagcctaacaGAGCTGCACACttgtgtcttaagtagcctggtgggtgggctagtgaaccatagagaggaggacccagaaccataagccactctaaacactacatttatggtggaaagtatgaggccATCAAAACCCTACTACTCTGCTATATGCTGTAGATGCcatctgcagtcataagggctactgggctggTTAGCAaggggtatagtaggttttgggggagttttgtatGGCTCACTATAAATTATATGAgtggattatggtgagatgttcatctaacaccctttatgtaaagttcgCAACAATGCTCTCTAAgatgctccactgctctgttggcatgtctaggtggccagtccattacataCTGGCCCCTCCtaaacttggacattttggtggtcagaaatggccaaaaaagttagatATCCTAAGCGCCAAGAAGTTCAAATGggcaatttaaaaaaacctggatgtctagcagttttgaaaatggatatttccCTGCCCTGACTTTTGGCCATCTTGCAGGAAACATTCAAAGTTGAAcatagacgtcctattgaaaatgcccctccgtgggttccttttacaaaggtgtgctaatggatttaaAGTGTgctgattagtgcatgctaaatgctaagaaacccATTTGAATAAAATGGGTTGCATGGCAattaatgcatgcaaatttgttacactaacctccccccccttttttttttttttttacaaaaccaagagttttttagcactggccagcacactgaatgtTCTGTATTGCTCCAGctgtcatagagttcctacgagcCATCAGAACAGGAcaaagcattcagtgtgccagctggcgctaaaaacctcttgtgtggtaaaaggaggggtaaatttgttagggcaccttagtaaaagagtcctATGATTGGTGTTAACAAAATATCAGCTGCATGGTTTAAATAATTTTAATctattttattacttgggattactaggtacttgtgacctgggttgaccactgttagaaacaatcaagccattgtgacatcactgatgaggttggctcttaggcattggtgaaatgaagcattatgacatcacaatctcagctttgggatgttgttactctttttaggtttctgtcaggtactcgggacctgagttggccactgttggaaacaggatactgggcttaatggacctttgtagtacagtatggtaattcttatattAAATGACACTATTCAGATAGTGACTGGCACTGAATATATGTGCAAAGTGGGCTGCACTATTGCgatccaaatagcagcaacattcagtCTGCTAGCTGAACAGTCCTAAATTTATCAAAATATTAAACTGAGggggtccttctactaaggtacgcta from Geotrypetes seraphini chromosome 15, aGeoSer1.1, whole genome shotgun sequence includes these protein-coding regions:
- the C15H17orf97 gene encoding protein LIAT1; this translates as MATVTAAGEGLLEKEKSKVKLGGKQVPSKVALTSDKKKKKTKKKDKSEKASSPSKKRSHSSTPDETDKLKSKTWKDQPLPLSPESQAEVIKDHESEFSSSSIEQGLVEQINETLRWHGILDDPEEEEERIRIYKINRRRRYFSVAQEHMFSESPIAQAVDEDLHLVQKQGTMMSTNYPGYPGKEPSSVYFLGHGAQTVPKEELGMEMPDMTLPSFANISQDCYKSFV